AACGCCGTTCCTGGGCTGGAATCGATTGCCCTTCTTCTTGTTCTTTGCTTGAAACGCGAGCCAGTAGCAGAGCCTTCATTATTTTTTTGTCCGATAAGCTTGTTGGGGATGATTGGGTTGATGAGGAAACACATATTCAAGCTCATTTGACTCAATAAGAGGCAAAAGATAGTTTTGTCTAATATAGTTTGCATGCCGATGGAGTAGTTGCGCCAGTTCTGGAAGCTTCCATGGTTGAATGGCACAAAGACGTTTAACTAATTCCTTCATTTTCTGAGGATTAACTCGCTTTCCTACTACTTTTAGTTCACTTTGAAGGTCCGAAGGTAAGGCGGCTAACTCCGAAGATAACGATGGGAACTCTGAAGATAAGGCGCTTATCTTCGGAGTTAACTCAACCGAGCTGGGTAGGTTTGAACTCTGAAGGTTAGATTTTATAGGACCGGTTAATAATTTATTCGTAGGGACATAATAAGTAGCATTGCTCCGCCCCTTTTGTTCCAGAAGACCCAGATCCCTCAGGCGTCTCAAACTTGCACTGGCTGCTAAGGTTTCAACACAGTTGATGTTTCGATAATCGGCATTAGTGATCGCTCCCATTTCCCTGACCACTATGAGAGTCCGAGCTTCCTCATCCGTGAGATCGCACTCCTTAAAATTTTTAAGCCATTCAATGTCTTTTTCATCAAAAAAGTGATGTGTCAGTAATGTCAGTGTGAATTTATTGGCTGCTCGATCGGACTCAAAAAAGGGCACTGATAGATTAGCCTCTCGCATTGCTTCGCGCATTGTCCGAATCCCCGTGCCCTTTACTTCGGCAATTTGTAAGTCATGCAGCACTTCAGCGATCTGATCGTTACGCGTAATTGATCCAGGAAGTCCAAGTTGATCCTCAGGCTTCAACGAATAACCGGGATTCAAAAATTCGATGCGATTTGCATAGCGGATAATTTGAATCGTTTGACCTGCTCGATAGTCACGATGCATGACACAATTACACACAGCTTCCCTAATAACAACATCAGGGATTAGAGGAATGTCTTTACGGAAGATGCTGTTTGGCTGCATTGAAAAAGCTTGAGGAATATCTCGCATAATATTTGCAATCACACGAGGGATGGCCAACACAAGTGCCTCGCCAAATTCATAACATTGCGAATAGCGTTTTTCAGGATGCGGCACCCATTCTCTTCCTTCGACAGTGATATAATCGATTCTCGATGAGATTGGAAACAATCGACGCAGAGCCATTTCAGTTCCGAACAGGATAATCCCCGCCACTGTTGGTTTAATCACGTTCTTGATCTCAACGGCAGCTCTTAAGGCAATCATGAGTTCTTGATCATTCCATACAAGCTCTTTAGCCTTAGCATTCACCTCTTTTCGATACACACGATAGGCCGCTATGGCTTGTGGATCAAAATCTTTCCAAGATGCCTCCTCTAATACTGTTTTATCAAACTTTTTCTGAGATCTGAGCTGGTAAAGCATGTCAAGATCTTCTTGAGTGCATAATTGATCTGTAGGTCCAATTCTCCGATAAGCGCCCTTCTCTATTCCTCGACTTTTAATGAAAATGGGTTTCTCATAAGTCTCAGCTTCAGAAATATACGCAACAATAATAGGTCCTTGAGGATGCATGAGAACATCTATCGCCGGACGAATCGGCTTATTAAAGTTCTGACGACATAAAGTAACGAGTTCACTTTGGAGCTTATCAGGATCAGATACTCCAGTGACTATATAGCGAGGAGTCTTATTAGAATCGTTCTTTGTAAGTCCAAGAACCAGATAACCACCGCCTAAGCCAGGCTCATTGCTAAAAGCAGAAATCGTTTCTAAAGCGCTATCCCCAATTTTTTCCGCCGATCGTTTGACTTCAACTCTTTCTGATTCATCGCTATTCTGTATGAGATTCAAGAGCTCTTCAAATTCTAGTAGATCCATAAACGTCCTTGTAGATTATTTAGAGGTGCTTGAGTTGCGTATGGACTTTAGAAGATTTTCAAGGTCTTTTTTCTTGTAAAGGCGATAGCTATTGATAGGATTGCGATGAGTTGAGAGCTTTCCTTGCTTTTCCCAGTTACGCAAAGTGCTGGGTGAAATGCCCAAATAGGCTGCGGCTTCATTGATCTGTAGATAATCGTCAATCTTCTCCATGATGATGTCCTCCATTATTGATTTTAAACAATAACAATGCTTATAAAACTTTGCAACAACAATGTCTTCAGCAGCGACTTAATCGGGCTGAAACCATGCTTCTTGTTCAAAATCAAAATCGCTTCGTTTAGCTAATCCACATAAAATCAAAACCTCTTTAGTTGCTTCTAGGTCTCCCAAAAAATGTCGTTCCCATAGATCCAGCTTTTTAGCTAAGCTTTCAGGTAGATGAGGACATTCAGATCGCGTCTTTCGGAGATACTTCAAATGAAGCTTATTTGCCTTGGCTATATCAAAGTCCTGATCAAGGCATCTTAAATCATCCCACATAAATGAAAC
This DNA window, taken from Candidatus Rubidus massiliensis, encodes the following:
- a CDS encoding Divergent AAA domain protein — its product is MDLLEFEELLNLIQNSDESERVEVKRSAEKIGDSALETISAFSNEPGLGGGYLVLGLTKNDSNKTPRYIVTGVSDPDKLQSELVTLCRQNFNKPIRPAIDVLMHPQGPIIVAYISEAETYEKPIFIKSRGIEKGAYRRIGPTDQLCTQEDLDMLYQLRSQKKFDKTVLEEASWKDFDPQAIAAYRVYRKEVNAKAKELVWNDQELMIALRAAVEIKNVIKPTVAGIILFGTEMALRRLFPISSRIDYITVEGREWVPHPEKRYSQCYEFGEALVLAIPRVIANIMRDIPQAFSMQPNSIFRKDIPLIPDVVIREAVCNCVMHRDYRAGQTIQIIRYANRIEFLNPGYSLKPEDQLGLPGSITRNDQIAEVLHDLQIAEVKGTGIRTMREAMREANLSVPFFESDRAANKFTLTLLTHHFFDEKDIEWLKNFKECDLTDEEARTLIVVREMGAITNADYRNINCVETLAASASLRRLRDLGLLEQKGRSNATYYVPTNKLLTGPIKSNLQSSNLPSSVELTPKISALSSEFPSLSSELAALPSDLQSELKVVGKRVNPQKMKELVKRLCAIQPWKLPELAQLLHRHANYIRQNYLLPLIESNELEYVFPHQPNHPQQAYRTKK
- a CDS encoding DNA binding domain, excisionase family, coding for MEKIDDYLQINEAAAYLGISPSTLRNWEKQGKLSTHRNPINSYRLYKKKDLENLLKSIRNSSTSK